The Candidatus Mycolicibacterium alkanivorans genome contains a region encoding:
- the cydC gene encoding thiol reductant ABC exporter subunit CydC — protein sequence MPASDPLRAALPLLRPRLPRALLAITLGALSLGSALALAGVSAWLITRAWQMPPVLDLSVAVVAVRTFGISRGVLGYCERLVSHDTALRSAGNARTEIYRRLADGPVEVTARLHSGDLLARVGTDVDDLADVLVRAVVPFGVAAVLGVAATTVIALISPVASVVLAVCLIVAGVLAPWLSARAARAQEAVARQHRSDRDVAALTALDHAAELRVAGRLPELIADAERRQRTWAAAVDRAAAPAAAGAAVPTAAVGASVIGAVVVAIGIASSTAPTTLAVLMLLPLSAFEATGALPGAAVALTRARIAAGRLLELVSAENAPAHTATVIASPATTPRLRATRVSAGYPGGPAGPTVSVDLAPGSRLAVTGKSGAGKTALLMTLAGLLPAAAGTVSFDGIDCDELSESELRSAACYFAEDAHLFSTTVRDNLLVARGDCTDDELVHTLGVVGLGAWLSSLPDGLSTVLTGGAAAVSAGQRRRLLLARVLVCPAPIVLLDEPTEHLDAADSHRLLAALLDGTHGLLSPARTVVVATHQLGADIACPRLSVADDR from the coding sequence ATGCCGGCGTCTGATCCGTTGAGGGCGGCGCTGCCACTGTTGCGACCGAGACTGCCGCGAGCGCTGCTGGCGATCACCCTCGGCGCACTGTCACTCGGCAGTGCCCTGGCGTTGGCCGGGGTCTCGGCCTGGCTGATTACCCGCGCCTGGCAGATGCCGCCCGTGCTCGACCTGTCGGTGGCGGTGGTGGCCGTTCGAACCTTCGGCATCTCGCGCGGTGTGCTCGGCTACTGCGAACGCCTGGTGTCGCACGACACGGCACTGCGGTCGGCAGGAAACGCGCGCACTGAGATCTACCGGCGACTGGCCGACGGACCCGTCGAGGTCACCGCCCGACTGCACAGCGGCGACCTGCTCGCCCGGGTCGGGACCGACGTCGACGACCTAGCCGACGTCCTGGTCCGCGCCGTGGTCCCGTTCGGCGTCGCCGCGGTGCTCGGAGTCGCTGCGACCACGGTCATCGCCCTGATCTCCCCCGTCGCCTCGGTCGTGCTCGCGGTGTGCCTGATTGTCGCCGGCGTACTGGCGCCCTGGTTGTCGGCCCGTGCCGCCCGAGCACAGGAAGCTGTAGCCCGCCAGCACCGTTCCGATCGCGACGTCGCGGCGCTCACCGCTCTCGACCACGCGGCCGAGCTGAGGGTGGCGGGCCGACTGCCGGAGTTGATCGCGGACGCCGAGCGGCGCCAACGCACCTGGGCAGCGGCCGTCGATCGTGCGGCCGCCCCCGCCGCGGCTGGCGCCGCCGTCCCCACCGCGGCAGTCGGCGCCAGCGTCATCGGGGCCGTCGTGGTCGCCATCGGCATCGCGTCGAGCACCGCGCCCACCACGTTGGCGGTGCTGATGCTGCTTCCCCTGTCGGCCTTCGAGGCCACCGGTGCGCTGCCCGGTGCGGCGGTCGCGCTGACCCGGGCGCGGATCGCGGCCGGGCGTCTGCTCGAATTGGTCTCCGCGGAGAACGCCCCCGCGCACACCGCCACGGTCATCGCATCACCGGCTACCACCCCGCGGCTGCGCGCGACGCGGGTCTCCGCCGGTTACCCGGGTGGGCCAGCCGGCCCGACCGTCAGCGTTGACCTGGCACCCGGATCCCGGCTAGCCGTGACCGGGAAGAGCGGCGCGGGCAAGACCGCACTGCTGATGACCCTGGCCGGACTGCTGCCTGCCGCCGCCGGTACGGTCAGCTTCGACGGCATCGACTGCGACGAGCTCAGCGAGTCTGAACTACGCAGTGCTGCATGCTATTTCGCTGAGGACGCGCATCTGTTCAGCACCACCGTCCGGGACAACCTGCTGGTGGCCCGCGGCGACTGCACCGACGACGAACTGGTCCACACACTCGGAGTCGTCGGTCTCGGTGCGTGGCTGAGCAGCCTTCCCGACGGGCTGAGCACCGTGCTGACCGGTGGGGCCGCCGCGGTGTCCGCCGGGCAACGGCGGCGACTGCTGCTGGCGCGGGTCCTGGTGTGCCCGGCGCCCATCGTGTTACTCGACGAGCCGACCGAGCATCTCGACGCGGCCGACTCCCATCGGCTTCTGGCCGCGCTGCTGGACGGCACCCACGGTTTGCTGTCCCCGGCCCGCACCGTCGTCGTGGCCACCCACCAGCTCGGCGCTGACATCGCCTGTCCACGCCTGTCGGTCGCCGACGACAGGTAA
- the cydB gene encoding cytochrome d ubiquinol oxidase subunit II yields the protein MGLQQFWFILVAVLFLGFFVLEGFDFGVGMLMAWFGRTGKGDSESRRRAVLNTIGPVWDGNEVWLITAGAAMFAAFPHWYATVFSSLYLPMLVILLAMIARVVAIEWRGKIDDPKWRSWCDIAIAAGSWLPAILWGVTFAVLVTGLPIGADKNVVDLSVIDVVNPYTLSGGLATCALFLFHGAVFLALKSGGEVRTDAVRAARVLSAPATILVAGFGLWTQLAYGEPWAWALLGVAVAAQLAAVAAAASAREGWAFLATTVVIAAVVVLLFAALFPNLVPSTINPTYSVTIYNGSSSPYTLKVMTWAAAIFTPFVLVYQGWTYWVFRRRIFAESIPPSVGLPLRRAS from the coding sequence ATGGGACTTCAACAATTCTGGTTCATTCTCGTAGCAGTGCTGTTCCTCGGCTTCTTCGTCCTGGAGGGCTTCGACTTCGGAGTCGGCATGCTGATGGCATGGTTCGGCCGAACAGGCAAGGGCGACAGCGAGTCTCGTCGCCGGGCCGTGCTCAACACCATCGGCCCGGTGTGGGACGGCAACGAGGTGTGGCTGATCACCGCCGGCGCGGCGATGTTCGCCGCGTTCCCGCACTGGTATGCGACCGTGTTCTCCAGCCTGTACCTGCCGATGCTCGTGATCCTGCTCGCGATGATCGCGCGCGTCGTGGCAATCGAGTGGCGGGGCAAGATCGACGATCCGAAGTGGCGGTCGTGGTGTGATATCGCGATCGCGGCCGGGTCGTGGCTGCCCGCCATTCTGTGGGGTGTGACCTTCGCCGTCCTGGTGACCGGCTTGCCGATCGGTGCGGACAAGAACGTCGTGGACCTCTCGGTCATCGACGTCGTCAACCCCTACACGCTGTCGGGTGGACTAGCGACATGCGCGCTGTTCCTGTTCCACGGCGCGGTCTTCCTGGCGCTCAAGAGCGGTGGCGAGGTACGCACCGACGCGGTCAGGGCGGCCCGGGTGCTCAGCGCACCGGCCACCATTCTCGTTGCCGGCTTCGGACTCTGGACACAGCTGGCCTACGGCGAGCCGTGGGCCTGGGCCCTGCTCGGTGTCGCCGTGGCGGCCCAGCTGGCGGCCGTGGCCGCCGCCGCCAGCGCCCGCGAAGGCTGGGCGTTTCTGGCCACCACGGTGGTCATCGCCGCTGTGGTGGTGCTGCTGTTCGCCGCGCTGTTCCCCAACCTGGTGCCCTCCACCATCAATCCGACGTACAGCGTGACGATCTACAACGGATCGTCGAGCCCCTATACGCTCAAGGTGATGACCTGGGCCGCTGCGATTTTCACGCCATTCGTCCTGGTCTACCAAGGCTGGACCTACTGGGTGTTCCGTAGGCGCATCTTCGCCGAGTCCATTCCCCCGTCGGTCGGCCTGCCGCTGAGGCGGGCGTCCTGA
- the pyk gene encoding pyruvate kinase — MTRRGKIVCTLGPAIGTDEAVRALVEVGMDVARLNFSHGDYADHEAAYKRVRQASDATGRAVGILADLQGPKIRLGRFADGPTYWANGETVRITVEECAGNHDRVSTTYKNLSKDAKPGDRLLVDDGKVALVVEHIDGEDVVCTVTEGGPVSNNKGVSLPGMNVSVPALSEKDIEDLEFALRLGVDLVALSFVRSPADVELVHEVMDRVGRRVPVIAKLEKPEAIDNLEAIVLAFDAVMVARGDLGVELPLEEVPLVQKRAIQVARENAKPVIVATQMLESMIENSRPTRAEASDVANAVLDGADAVMLSGETSVGKYPLEAVRTMARIITAVEENSTAAPPLTHVPRTKRGVISYAARDIGERLDAKALVAFTSSGDTVRRLARLHTPLPLLAFTALPEIRSQLALTWGTETFITEHMRSTDEMIRTVDHNLLELGRYKRGDLVVIVAGAPPGTVGSTNLIHVHRIGEDDH, encoded by the coding sequence GTGACTAGACGCGGCAAGATCGTCTGTACCCTCGGCCCGGCCATCGGCACAGACGAGGCGGTCAGGGCCCTCGTCGAGGTCGGCATGGACGTGGCCCGCTTGAATTTCAGCCACGGCGACTACGCCGACCACGAGGCCGCCTACAAGCGAGTCCGGCAGGCGTCCGACGCCACCGGCCGAGCCGTCGGCATCCTCGCCGACCTGCAGGGCCCCAAGATCCGCCTCGGGCGCTTCGCCGACGGTCCGACCTACTGGGCCAACGGCGAGACCGTGCGGATCACCGTCGAGGAGTGCGCGGGCAACCACGACCGGGTGTCGACCACCTACAAGAACCTGTCCAAGGACGCCAAGCCCGGTGACCGGCTGCTGGTCGACGACGGCAAGGTGGCCCTGGTCGTCGAGCACATCGACGGCGAGGACGTGGTGTGCACTGTCACCGAAGGCGGCCCGGTCAGCAACAACAAAGGCGTGTCGCTGCCGGGCATGAACGTCTCGGTACCGGCCCTGTCCGAGAAGGACATCGAGGACCTCGAGTTCGCGCTGCGCCTCGGTGTGGACCTGGTGGCCCTGTCGTTCGTCCGCTCGCCGGCCGACGTCGAACTGGTCCACGAGGTGATGGACCGCGTGGGCCGTCGCGTTCCGGTGATCGCGAAGCTGGAGAAGCCCGAGGCGATCGACAACCTCGAGGCCATCGTGCTCGCCTTCGACGCCGTGATGGTGGCCCGTGGTGACCTCGGCGTGGAGCTCCCGCTCGAGGAGGTTCCGCTCGTCCAGAAGCGGGCCATCCAGGTGGCCCGCGAGAACGCCAAGCCGGTGATCGTGGCCACCCAGATGCTCGAGTCCATGATCGAGAACTCCCGGCCCACCCGGGCCGAGGCGTCCGACGTCGCCAACGCCGTCCTGGACGGCGCCGACGCAGTGATGCTGTCGGGGGAGACCTCGGTGGGCAAGTACCCGCTGGAGGCGGTGCGAACGATGGCGCGCATCATCACTGCGGTCGAAGAGAACTCGACGGCCGCGCCCCCGCTGACGCACGTCCCGCGCACCAAGCGGGGCGTGATCTCCTATGCCGCCCGCGACATCGGCGAGCGGCTGGACGCCAAGGCGTTGGTCGCGTTCACGTCCTCGGGTGACACAGTGCGCCGGCTGGCCCGGCTGCACACCCCGCTTCCGCTGCTGGCCTTCACGGCCCTCCCGGAGATTCGCAGCCAGCTCGCCCTGACCTGGGGCACCGAGACGTTCATCACCGAGCACATGCGCAGCACCGACGAGATGATCCGGACGGTCGACCACAACCTGCTCGAGCTCGGTCGCTACAAGCGCGGTGATCTGGTGGTCATCGTCGCGGGTGCTCCGCCGGGCACAGTAGGCTCGACGAACCTGATTCATGTTCACCGCATCGGTGAGGACGACCACTAA
- the cydD gene encoding thiol reductant ABC exporter subunit CydD, translating to MRRHLVATVACGVMIAGCAIGAAVVLGHLAAGVITDPAARSLGHWHVELGVLLALWVIRTLTQWVQGRLGQRGASAVVADLSGQVLGTVTALAPTVSAGLRDDAATVVTSGLDGLRPYFTAYLPALFLGAILTPATVVVIAINDLQSAVIVLIALPLIPIFMVLIGLATAERSSAALAAMTTLQARLTDLIAGIPTLRALGRAGGPADRIAALSAAHRRSAVATLRIAFLSALVLELIATLGVALVAVSIGLRLVFGEMTLAAGLTVLLLAPDVFWPLRRVGVEFHAAQDGKAASDKAFELIDQHPVPTAGSRAVDARGAVIRLDSVSVTGRDGWAPARLSGDLRPGEVTVLAGPNGAGKSTVLQVIAGLVVATSGRVTVDGVDVEDLDKARWWGQLSWLAQRPVIVPGTVAENLALFGSLVDVDTACAAAGFDSVVADLPHGVDTVLGRGGTGLSLGQRQRLGLARALGSRAPVLLLDEPTSHLDAGTEATVLQAIADRAAAGATVVMVAHRDSAIAVADHVIPVQADRHAGV from the coding sequence GTGCGCCGCCATCTGGTCGCCACCGTCGCGTGCGGCGTCATGATCGCCGGGTGCGCGATCGGAGCGGCCGTGGTGCTGGGCCACCTGGCGGCCGGCGTCATCACCGATCCCGCCGCGCGATCCCTCGGCCACTGGCACGTCGAGCTGGGAGTCCTGCTCGCGCTGTGGGTGATTCGCACGCTCACCCAGTGGGTGCAGGGCCGGCTCGGCCAGCGTGGCGCCAGCGCGGTGGTCGCCGACCTGAGTGGGCAGGTCCTCGGTACTGTCACCGCCCTGGCGCCCACTGTGAGCGCAGGCCTGCGGGACGATGCGGCCACCGTGGTGACCAGCGGGCTGGACGGTCTGCGACCGTACTTCACCGCGTACCTGCCGGCGCTGTTCCTCGGTGCGATCCTCACCCCCGCCACCGTGGTGGTCATCGCGATCAACGATCTGCAGTCGGCGGTGATCGTCCTGATCGCGCTGCCGCTCATCCCGATCTTCATGGTGCTCATCGGCTTGGCGACCGCCGAGCGCTCCAGCGCAGCGCTGGCGGCCATGACCACCCTGCAGGCCCGGCTGACAGATCTCATCGCTGGCATCCCCACGCTGCGGGCGCTGGGCCGGGCCGGCGGACCGGCCGACCGGATCGCCGCACTCAGTGCGGCGCATCGCCGTTCGGCTGTGGCGACATTGCGGATCGCGTTCCTCTCCGCGCTGGTGCTCGAGCTGATCGCCACTCTAGGCGTGGCCCTGGTGGCGGTGAGCATCGGGCTTCGGCTGGTGTTCGGCGAGATGACGCTGGCCGCCGGGTTGACGGTCCTGCTGCTGGCGCCCGACGTGTTCTGGCCCCTGCGCCGGGTCGGCGTCGAGTTCCACGCCGCGCAGGACGGGAAGGCGGCCTCGGACAAAGCTTTCGAACTGATCGACCAGCACCCGGTGCCGACCGCAGGCTCGCGAGCCGTCGATGCCAGGGGCGCGGTCATCCGGCTGGACTCGGTGTCGGTGACCGGGCGTGACGGGTGGGCGCCCGCGCGACTGTCCGGCGACCTTCGGCCCGGCGAGGTGACTGTGTTGGCCGGCCCGAACGGTGCGGGCAAGAGCACGGTGCTGCAGGTCATCGCCGGGCTGGTGGTTGCCACCAGCGGGCGGGTTACGGTCGACGGTGTCGACGTCGAGGACCTGGACAAGGCTCGATGGTGGGGCCAGCTGTCCTGGCTGGCGCAACGGCCCGTCATCGTTCCCGGCACCGTCGCGGAGAACCTGGCCCTGTTCGGATCGCTGGTAGATGTCGACACAGCCTGTGCTGCAGCCGGTTTCGACTCTGTTGTCGCGGACTTGCCGCACGGTGTGGACACTGTGCTGGGCCGCGGCGGAACGGGCCTGTCGCTGGGACAACGACAACGACTGGGCCTGGCGCGCGCGCTTGGCTCGCGGGCGCCGGTGCTGCTTCTTGACGAGCCGACCTCGCACCTGGACGCCGGCACCGAAGCGACCGTGCTGCAGGCCATCGCCGACCGCGCCGCCGCAGGGGCCACCGTGGTGATGGTGGCACACCGCGACAGTGCGATTGCCGTTGCCGATCACGTCATCCCGGTTCAGGCGGATCGTCATGCCGGCGTCTGA
- a CDS encoding DUF4190 domain-containing protein, which yields MTEPSETSPQGPQATPQPPTAPPYPYPYPNPYQAGPYPGGYPPPPPQPYAGYAPPPTGPRNGLGVAALVIAIVALVSSFSVAGGIILGIVAVVIGFAARGRVKRGEADNGGVALAGIILGFVAIIVGLAFIAVYVFAFNQVGGGDYIDCLQKAGQDQNQVQKCADQFRQSVENRFSVTLTPTP from the coding sequence ATGACCGAGCCTTCGGAGACATCGCCCCAGGGCCCTCAGGCCACGCCTCAGCCGCCGACAGCTCCGCCCTATCCATACCCTTATCCGAACCCGTATCAGGCGGGTCCCTATCCCGGCGGGTACCCGCCACCGCCGCCGCAGCCCTATGCCGGCTACGCACCGCCGCCGACCGGACCCCGCAACGGCCTGGGTGTGGCGGCCCTGGTGATCGCCATCGTCGCGCTGGTTTCGTCATTCTCGGTGGCCGGCGGCATCATCCTGGGCATCGTCGCCGTCGTGATCGGCTTCGCGGCGCGTGGCCGCGTCAAGCGCGGCGAAGCCGACAACGGCGGGGTCGCCCTGGCCGGCATCATCCTCGGATTCGTGGCCATCATCGTGGGCCTGGCCTTCATCGCCGTGTACGTCTTCGCTTTCAATCAAGTCGGCGGCGGCGACTATATCGACTGCCTGCAGAAGGCGGGCCAGGATCAGAACCAGGTCCAGAAGTGCGCCGACCAGTTCCGGCAGTCGGTGGAGAACCGGTTCAGCGTCACGCTTACTCCGACGCCGTAA
- a CDS encoding acyl-CoA thioesterase II: MPAAESTSDLDELLAILELSPIGDDVFAGAHPHKNPVRTFGGQMMAQGFVAATRTLVHDLPPSALSVHFVAGGDPSADIEFHVVRLRDERRFANRRVDAMQNGKLLATALVSYLSGGHGLEHNVEMPELPDPDTLPTIDDLLVGYEEVVPGFVNALRPIEWRYTNDPAWVMRDKGGRQERNRVWLKAAGDMPDDPTLHTAAMVYASDTTVLDSIITTHGLSWGWDRIFAVTINHSVWFHRQVDFADWVLYSTRSPVAAESRGLGTGHFFNRAGQVVATVVQEGIVKHFPGAKA, translated from the coding sequence GTGCCGGCGGCAGAGAGCACGTCCGATCTCGACGAACTGCTGGCCATTCTGGAGCTGTCCCCGATCGGCGACGACGTGTTCGCCGGCGCCCACCCGCACAAGAACCCGGTGCGAACCTTCGGCGGCCAGATGATGGCGCAGGGCTTCGTCGCCGCGACCCGCACCCTGGTCCACGACCTGCCGCCCAGCGCGCTGTCGGTGCACTTCGTCGCTGGCGGTGATCCGTCCGCCGACATCGAGTTCCATGTGGTGCGACTGCGCGACGAGCGGCGGTTCGCCAACCGGCGCGTCGATGCGATGCAGAACGGCAAACTGCTGGCCACGGCTCTGGTGTCCTACCTGTCCGGTGGTCACGGGCTCGAACACAACGTCGAGATGCCCGAGCTGCCCGATCCGGACACGCTACCGACGATTGACGATCTTCTGGTCGGGTACGAGGAGGTTGTGCCCGGCTTCGTCAACGCTCTGCGGCCCATCGAGTGGCGCTACACCAACGACCCCGCGTGGGTGATGCGCGACAAGGGCGGCCGTCAGGAGCGCAACCGGGTGTGGCTGAAGGCGGCCGGCGATATGCCCGACGACCCGACGTTGCATACGGCCGCGATGGTGTACGCCTCGGACACCACCGTGCTCGACTCGATCATCACCACCCACGGCCTGTCGTGGGGGTGGGACCGGATCTTCGCGGTCACCATCAACCATTCGGTGTGGTTTCACCGGCAGGTCGACTTCGCCGACTGGGTGCTCTACTCGACCCGTTCACCAGTGGCGGCCGAGTCCAGGGGGCTGGGGACGGGTCACTTCTTCAACCGCGCTGGGCAGGTGGTGGCCACCGTGGTCCAGGAGGGCATCGTGAAGCACTTTCCGGGAGCCAAGGCCTGA
- a CDS encoding bifunctional lysylphosphatidylglycerol flippase/synthetase MprF, with translation MTEPPVQVAPRLRARERVVAHVDSPAARWMGALALLIAASWLVTLLARSHHHANWHADGRLAWSLTILAAVALIARGIFLGRPVTAAHAGVAALAVLAGFGAHILAFGVLGNFLIASSGLALMWPTTMRPQPAELPKIWALVNGTSRDPLAPFAMLDRKSYHFTADGSAAIAYRTRIGYAVVSGDPIGDETRFEELVCEFVAMCHGHGWRVVVLGCSERRLGLWSGPEIIGQALRPVPIGRDVVIDVPTFAMVGRRFRNLRQAVQRTHNFGITTEIVAEQELDDQQLAELTDVLLASPKGSRTERGFSMSLDGALTGRYPGILLIIARDRDGRVAGFHRYALAGGGSDVTLDVPWRRRGAPNGIDERLSVDMITAMRQSGAQRLSLAFAAFPEIFDDKERGPLSSFFYTAIHLGDSLIALEALYRYLRKFHALGDRRYVLLSFGQVLPVLVVLLLLEFLPRRRQLPGVTASE, from the coding sequence ATGACCGAGCCGCCAGTGCAGGTCGCGCCCCGGCTGCGGGCACGCGAGCGGGTGGTCGCGCACGTCGACTCCCCGGCGGCGCGCTGGATGGGCGCGCTTGCGCTGCTGATCGCCGCCAGCTGGCTCGTCACCCTGCTGGCCCGCTCGCACCATCACGCGAACTGGCACGCCGACGGCCGGCTGGCCTGGTCACTGACCATCCTGGCCGCCGTGGCGCTGATCGCGCGGGGCATCTTCCTGGGCCGCCCGGTGACCGCCGCCCATGCGGGCGTGGCCGCGCTCGCGGTGTTGGCCGGGTTCGGCGCCCACATCCTGGCCTTCGGCGTCCTGGGCAACTTCCTGATCGCGTCGTCCGGACTGGCGCTGATGTGGCCGACCACGATGCGTCCCCAGCCGGCCGAGCTGCCCAAGATCTGGGCGCTGGTCAACGGGACCAGCCGTGACCCGCTGGCACCGTTCGCCATGCTGGACCGCAAGAGCTACCACTTCACCGCCGACGGCTCGGCGGCCATCGCCTACCGCACCCGGATCGGCTACGCGGTGGTCAGCGGTGACCCGATCGGTGACGAGACCCGGTTCGAGGAACTGGTCTGCGAGTTCGTCGCGATGTGCCACGGCCACGGCTGGCGAGTCGTCGTCCTGGGTTGCAGTGAACGGCGCCTCGGGCTGTGGAGCGGCCCGGAGATCATCGGACAGGCCTTGCGCCCGGTTCCGATCGGACGCGACGTGGTGATCGACGTGCCGACGTTCGCCATGGTGGGACGGCGGTTCCGCAACCTGCGCCAGGCGGTGCAGCGCACCCACAACTTCGGCATCACCACCGAGATCGTGGCCGAACAGGAACTCGACGACCAACAGCTCGCCGAGCTGACCGACGTTCTGCTGGCATCGCCGAAGGGCTCGCGCACCGAGCGCGGTTTCTCGATGAGCCTCGACGGTGCGCTCACGGGCCGCTATCCGGGAATCCTGCTCATCATCGCCCGCGACAGGGACGGCCGCGTAGCGGGCTTCCACCGCTACGCCCTGGCCGGCGGCGGCAGCGACGTCACCCTCGACGTCCCGTGGCGCCGCCGCGGCGCGCCGAACGGCATCGACGAACGGCTGTCGGTCGACATGATCACCGCGATGAGACAATCCGGTGCGCAACGGCTTTCACTTGCCTTCGCGGCCTTTCCGGAGATCTTCGACGACAAGGAACGCGGCCCGCTGAGCAGCTTCTTCTACACCGCGATCCACCTCGGCGACTCGCTGATCGCGCTGGAGGCGCTGTACCGCTATCTGCGCAAGTTCCACGCCCTCGGCGACCGCCGTTACGTACTGCTGTCATTCGGGCAGGTGCTGCCGGTGCTGGTGGTGCTGCTCTTGCTGGAGTTCCTGCCGCGCAGGCGGCAACTGCCCGGCGTTACGGCGTCGGAGTAA
- a CDS encoding glutamate synthase subunit beta has product MADPTGFLKVPKIEAAKRPVDERVGDWAEVYERQDPRQRADEVAQQARRCMDCGIPFCHSGTAGCPLGNLIPEWNDLVRRGRWQAASERLHATNNFPEFTGRLCPAPCEAACVLSIAEDETGGSVTIKRIENTIADESWRLGIVEAQPAAIGTGKNVAIVGSGPAGLAAAQQLTRAGHHVTVYERDNRLGGLLRYGIPEYKLEKSSLNQRLAQMRAEGTRFVTDCEVGVDVSVEELRHRFDAVVLAVGALRGRDTDVDGRHLQGVHLAMEHLVPANRECEGDGPSHLSAKDKHVVIIGGGDTGADCLGTAHRQGAASVTQLDYNPQPPDARDDSLSPWPTWPLVLRTSPAHAEGGTVHYQVAVQRFVGDDDGHLRAMEIAEVKVERVDGRRIISPVGEPFEIPCDLALLAIGFEGVEHMPLLGDLGITLSRRGTISCGSDWQTEAPGIFVCGDAHRGASLVVWAIAEGRAAAHAVDAHLMGESDLPVPVRPNQLPLAVV; this is encoded by the coding sequence GTGGCTGATCCGACCGGCTTCCTGAAGGTTCCCAAGATCGAGGCCGCTAAGCGTCCTGTCGACGAACGCGTCGGTGACTGGGCTGAGGTCTACGAACGTCAGGATCCCCGACAACGCGCAGACGAGGTGGCCCAGCAAGCCCGGCGCTGCATGGACTGCGGAATCCCGTTCTGCCACTCCGGGACTGCTGGCTGCCCGCTGGGCAACCTGATCCCGGAGTGGAACGACCTCGTGCGCCGCGGCCGGTGGCAAGCCGCCAGTGAGAGGCTGCACGCCACCAACAACTTCCCGGAGTTCACCGGCCGGCTGTGCCCCGCACCGTGTGAGGCGGCGTGCGTGCTGTCCATCGCCGAGGACGAGACCGGCGGCAGCGTGACGATCAAACGCATCGAGAACACCATCGCCGACGAGTCCTGGCGGCTGGGCATCGTCGAAGCCCAGCCCGCGGCCATCGGCACCGGCAAGAATGTCGCGATCGTCGGCTCCGGTCCGGCCGGCCTGGCCGCCGCCCAGCAGCTGACCCGCGCCGGGCACCACGTCACCGTCTACGAGCGTGACAACCGGCTCGGCGGCCTGCTGCGCTACGGCATCCCGGAGTACAAGCTGGAGAAGTCCTCACTCAACCAGCGACTGGCCCAGATGCGTGCGGAGGGAACGCGTTTCGTCACCGACTGCGAGGTCGGGGTGGACGTGTCCGTCGAGGAGTTGCGGCACCGGTTCGATGCCGTCGTGCTGGCGGTCGGGGCACTGCGCGGCCGCGACACCGACGTTGACGGCCGCCACCTGCAGGGTGTTCACCTGGCGATGGAACACCTGGTGCCCGCCAACCGTGAATGCGAAGGCGACGGTCCGTCGCACCTCTCGGCCAAGGACAAGCACGTGGTGATCATCGGTGGTGGTGACACCGGTGCGGACTGCCTGGGCACCGCGCACCGTCAGGGTGCGGCGTCGGTGACACAGCTGGACTACAACCCGCAGCCGCCCGACGCGCGCGACGACTCGTTGTCACCGTGGCCGACGTGGCCGCTGGTCCTGCGCACCTCGCCCGCGCACGCCGAGGGCGGCACCGTGCACTACCAGGTTGCGGTGCAGCGTTTCGTCGGCGACGACGACGGCCACCTGCGCGCCATGGAGATCGCCGAGGTGAAAGTCGAACGGGTCGACGGACGCCGGATCATCTCCCCGGTGGGAGAGCCTTTCGAGATCCCGTGCGACCTGGCACTGCTGGCGATCGGGTTCGAAGGCGTCGAGCACATGCCGTTGCTCGGCGACCTCGGCATCACGCTGAGCCGGCGCGGGACCATCAGTTGCGGATCGGACTGGCAGACCGAGGCGCCCGGTATCTTCGTCTGCGGTGACGCCCACCGCGGCGCCAGCCTGGTGGTGTGGGCGATCGCCGAAGGCCGCGCCGCCGCGCATGCCGTCGACGCCCACCTGATGGGTGAGTCCGACCTCCCGGTGCCGGTCCGGCCCAATCAGTTGCCATTGGCGGTCGTCTGA